The sequence below is a genomic window from Mycobacteroides abscessus ATCC 19977.
ATCCCCGACACCGAGGTTCGATTCGTATGGCATGAGCCCGGACCCGTCACCGCCGATTCCGGTGTGCTGGTCATCGGTGCCACCCACTCCTTCGGCGAGACTCCCGCGCCCGACGTCGTGCTGGTACCGGGCGGCCCGGGAACAACGATGGCCGCGCGTGACGACAAACTGCTGGACTGGTTGCGCCGGGTGCATCCCGCGGCTGCCTGGACCACGTCGGTGTGTAGCGGTTCGCTGGTACTGGCCGCGGCCGGTCTGCTGGAAGGGCAACGGGCCACCTCGCATTGGTCGACACTGCCACTGCTGAAGCCGTTCGGGGTGACCCCGGTCGGCGATGAGCGCATCGTGCGTACCGGCCACGCGGGTCTGGTGACCGCGGCGGGTGTGTCAGCCGGCATCGATCTGGGGTTGTGGCTGGCGGGCCAGATCGCCGGGGAGGAGCGGGCCAAGGCCATCCAGTTGAGCATCGAATACGACCCGCAACCGCCGTTCGATTCCGGGCACATGTCCAAGGCCAGCGCAGCCACCAAGGCCACCGCGACGGCAGGACTGGCCAAGGACACTTTCAAACCGTCGGTTATGGCGGCGGGAGCAAAGCTGTTATGGGACGGTGCGCTGGCGACGGCGCGCAGAAGGGGGGACCGGCGCCGGTCGTTCGGCAGCCGCCTGGACCCCCGAGCCCGACCCTGACCAGGCGGCCCGGAGGCGGAGCGACTACCTTCTTCTCTAGCCCGCTCAACCTCAGAAGGGATGCCTGTGGCCGACAACAATGATTTCGCTACTCTCCAGTACCCCGGAGGCGAAACCAAGCTGGATATCGTCCGCGCGACCGAAGGTGCCGATGGGTTCGCGCTGGGCAAGCTGCTGGCTGACACGGGCTACACCACGTTCGATGCGGGTTTCGTCAACACCGCATCGACGAAGAGCGCCATCACCTACATCGACGGGGACGCCGGCATCCTGCGTTACCGCGGTTACCCGATTGAGCAGCTCGCCGACAAGTCCACCTTCATCGAGGTGAGCTACCTGCTCATCTACGGTGAGCTGCCCACCCCGCAGCAGCTGGAGGACTTCACCACCAAGATCCAGCGCCACACGCTGCTGCACGAGGACCTCAAGCGGTTCTTCGACGGCTTCCCGCGCAATGCGCACCCCATGCCGGTGCTCTCCAGTGCCGCGAACGCGCTGAGCGCGTACTACCAGGACTCGCTGGACCCGCATGATGACGCACAGGTCGAGCTGTCCACGATCCGGTTGCTCGCCAAGCTGCCGACGATCGCGGCCTATGCCTACAAGAAGTCGGTCGGGCAGCCGTTCCTGTACCCGGACAACACGCTGACCCTCGTCGAGAACTTCCTGCGGATGACCTTCGGCCTTCCCGCCGAGCCGTACGAGGTCGACCCGGAGATCGTGAGGGCCCTGGACATGCTGCTCATCCTGCATGCCGACCACGAGCAGAACTGCTCCACCTCGACGGTGCGTTTGGTCGGCTCCTCGGACGCCAACTTGTTCACCTCCGTGTCCGGCGGCATCAACGCGCTGTGGGGCCCGCTGCACGGCGGTGCCAACCAGGCGGTGCTGGAGATGCTCGAGCGCATCCGCTCGGAGGGCGGCGATACCCACGACTTCGTGCGCCGGGTGAAGAACCGCGAAGACGGCGTCAAGCTCATGGGCTTCGGGCACCGCGTCTACAAGAACTACGACCCGCGCGCCCGGATCTGTAAGGAACAGGCCGATAAGATCCTGGGCAAGCTCGGCGGCGATGACCAGCTGCTCGAGATCGCCAAGGCCCTCGAGGAAGCCGCGCTCACCGACGACTACTTCGTCGAGCGCAAGCTGTACCCGAACGTCGACTTCTACACCGGACTGATCTACCGGGCCATCGGCTTCCCGACGCGCATGTTCACCGTGCTGTTCGCGTTGGGCCGCTTGCCCGGCTGGATCGCGCACTGGCGTGAGATGCATTCGGAGCCGGGCAAGATCGGCCGCCCGCGGCAGATCTACACCGGCTATGGGGAGCGTCAGTACC
It includes:
- a CDS encoding citrate synthase, with product MPVADNNDFATLQYPGGETKLDIVRATEGADGFALGKLLADTGYTTFDAGFVNTASTKSAITYIDGDAGILRYRGYPIEQLADKSTFIEVSYLLIYGELPTPQQLEDFTTKIQRHTLLHEDLKRFFDGFPRNAHPMPVLSSAANALSAYYQDSLDPHDDAQVELSTIRLLAKLPTIAAYAYKKSVGQPFLYPDNTLTLVENFLRMTFGLPAEPYEVDPEIVRALDMLLILHADHEQNCSTSTVRLVGSSDANLFTSVSGGINALWGPLHGGANQAVLEMLERIRSEGGDTHDFVRRVKNREDGVKLMGFGHRVYKNYDPRARICKEQADKILGKLGGDDQLLEIAKALEEAALTDDYFVERKLYPNVDFYTGLIYRAIGFPTRMFTVLFALGRLPGWIAHWREMHSEPGKIGRPRQIYTGYGERQYP
- a CDS encoding DJ-1/PfpI family protein, which gives rise to MTSAATQIAIVLYPDFTALDFIGPYEVLRFIPDTEVRFVWHEPGPVTADSGVLVIGATHSFGETPAPDVVLVPGGPGTTMAARDDKLLDWLRRVHPAAAWTTSVCSGSLVLAAAGLLEGQRATSHWSTLPLLKPFGVTPVGDERIVRTGHAGLVTAAGVSAGIDLGLWLAGQIAGEERAKAIQLSIEYDPQPPFDSGHMSKASAATKATATAGLAKDTFKPSVMAAGAKLLWDGALATARRRGDRRRSFGSRLDPRARP